Below is a genomic region from Candidatus Aminicenantes bacterium.
AACCCCCCAGCGACAGGCGCGGACGATGTATTGCGGCAGCGCCAGCAGCAGGAAGGCGAGCGGGTAGAGGAGCGGGATCGTCCGCCATATTTTTCTTATTTCGGGAAAATCGACGCGCTGCAGGAATAAAAAGACGAACAGGGCGGACAGGCTAAGGATCAGCGTTACTTTCCAGAGTTTCATCTCCCGCCATGGTAATATTTTTCCCCCGGCGTGTCAAACGGGAGCGCGGAGTTGAAACAGCGGCGGCGGCCTAGGCGGTGTGCTCGGGCAGGAACAGGATGAAGGTCGTGCCCGCGTTTTTTTCGACCTCGATTTCGATCCAGCCGGCGCACTCCTCGATGATCTCCTTGACTGTCGTCAAACCCAGGCCGGTGCCCTTGTCGCCCTTGGTGGTGAAGTACGCTTCGAAGATCTTGCCGATGACCTTTTCGTCGATGCCTGTGCCGTTGTCGGATATCCGGGTGCGAATGTAGTTCTTTGCTTCCCGGGAGATGAAAATACGGTCGACGCTGATGCGGATCAGGCCCCTGTCCCGCTGCGCGGCCCAGATGGCGTCCTTGGCGTTGATCAGCACGTTGAACAGCGCCAGTAGGAATTTCTCCTTGTTCATCAGCACGGTCAGGGTCTTGTCGGTGATCGCGGTTTCGACTTCGATCCTCTTCAGCACGGTTTTCCCGAGCAGGTTGAGCACGGTTTCGATGGCGCCGCCCACGTTCACCCGCTCCTTTTTCAGCTTCTCCTTTTTCGAAAAATCCAGGATGTCCTTGCCCAGGTTGAAGGCGCGCAAGGCCACGTCCTCGATCATCTGCGTGCGCTTGAAGTTGGGGTGGCCGTGGCCGACCTCCTTTTTGAGCATGCTCAGGTGGCCGAGCAGGCTGGTCATCAGGTTGTTGAACTCATGGGTGAAGCGGCTCAGCAGCTCCCCCAGCGTCCCGAGTTTCTTGGCATGCAGC
It encodes:
- a CDS encoding ATP-binding protein, which codes for QQFFEKIVEYSPSAIVIGNESAEVITMNPAAEKMLARPLDQFKDKQLFEYLPLLHTLKEDYFKVLLSGKPCFYDGFSVVHPDGSEKVLRLTMYKIQLPGAPALVLQIEDVSEKFELEEKLLHAKKLGTLGELLSRFTHEFNNLMTSLLGHLSMLKKEVGHGHPNFKRTQMIEDVALRAFNLGKDILDFSKKEKLKKERVNVGGAIETVLNLLGKTVLKRIEVETAITDKTLTVLMNKEKFLLALFNVLINAKDAIWAAQRDRGLIRISVDRIFISREAKNYIRTRISDNGTGIDEKVIGKIFEAYFTTKGDKGTGLGLTTVKEIIEECAGWIEIEVEKNAGTTFILFLPEHTA